The Puntigrus tetrazona isolate hp1 chromosome 19, ASM1883169v1, whole genome shotgun sequence genome has a segment encoding these proteins:
- the tpbga gene encoding trophoblast glycoprotein a, translating into MLASARCAVALGLLCAALSAGASLCPAGCECSEAALTVKCVSKDLRDVPSGIPSYTRNLFITGNHIGQIGPESFQGLENVTNLSLSNNRISEVKSRTFSSLRSLRSLDLSNNQLAVIHPEAFTVQSRMLRELNLSRALYNHSSVIFLATSLRWSSLEDLLGLDLSSNGLVYLPPGIFCHLVGLRRLHLGNNSIVSIHNGTFTGLDHLQELDLTHNALRTLREEAFKELEQMRLVRLHLAENPYTCTCDIEPFAAWVNASRARVLDVERLTCAFPVALQNTSLLTVGELELGCHKAGESDNIALQTSYVFLGLVLGFVGLMFLFVLYLNRKGIKKRIYDMRDACREVWEGYHYRYEIDSDPRLSQVSTTADV; encoded by the exons ATGCTCGCGTCTGCACGGTGCGCGGTCGCGCTGGGGCTGCTGTGCGCCGCGCTCTCCGCGGGCGCGTCGCTGTGTCCCGCCGGCTGCGAGTGCTCGGAAGCCGCGCTCACCGTCAAATGCGTCTCCAAAGATCTGCGGGACGTACCGAGCGGCATCCCGAGCTACACCAGAAACCTCTTCATCACCGGAAACCACATCGGCCAGATCGGACCCGAGTCTTTCCAGGGACTGGAGAACGTGACCAATTTGTCGCTGTCTAACAACAG GATCTCTGAGGTGAAGTCTCGCACGTTTTCCAGCCTGCGGAGCCTCAGATCGCTGGACCTCAGCAACAACCAGCTGGCTGTCATCCATCCTGAGGCCTTCACCGTCCAGAGCCGTATGCTGAGGGAGCTCAACCTCAGTCGGGCTCTTTATAACCACTCGTCCGTCATTTTTTTAGCCACCTCTCTTCGGTGGAGCAGCCTGGAAGACCTGCTGGGACTGGACCTGTCCAGTAACGGCCTTGTCTACTTGCCCCCGGGTATATTTTGCCATCTCGTCGGCCTGCGGCGCCTTCACCTTGGCAACAACTCCATAGTGTCCATCCATAACGGGACGTTCACGGGACTGGATCACCTCCAGGAGCTCGACCTGACCCACAACGCCCTCAGGACCCTGCGTGAGGAGGCTTTCAAAGAGCTTGAGCAGATGCGTTTGGTGCGGCTCCACCTGGCGGAGAATCCTTACACCTGCACGTGCGACATCGAGCCGTTCGCCGCCTGGGTCAATGCCTCCCGGGCGCGAGTGTTGGATGTCGAGCGCCTCACTTGCGCCTTTCCAGTGGCCTTGCAGAACACGTCGCTGCTGACGGTGGGCGAACTGGAGCTGGGTTGCCATAAGGCGGGAGAAAGTGACAATATCGCACTGCAGACCTCCTACGTGTTCCTGGGTCTCGTGCTGGGATTTGTCGGTCTCATGTTTCTCTTTGTGCTCTACCTGAACCGAAAAGGTATTAAGAAGCGTATCTATGACATGCGCGACGCATGCCGGGAAGTCTGGGAAGGGTACCACTACCGATACGAGATCGACTCCGATCCCAGATTGTCGCAAGTCTCTACAACGGCTGATGTGTGA